One window of Mesoplodon densirostris isolate mMesDen1 chromosome 15, mMesDen1 primary haplotype, whole genome shotgun sequence genomic DNA carries:
- the GAL3ST1 gene encoding galactosylceramide sulfotransferase isoform X1 — MPLPQKKRWESMAKGLVLGALFTSFLLLLYSYAVPPLHTGLASTRTPEGSAPCSPALSEPEAPTPANGSAGGCQPRRDIVFMKTHKTASSTLLNILFRFGQKHGLKFAFPNGRNDFDYPAFFARSLVQDYRPGACFNIICNHMRFHYDEVRGLVPPNATFITVLRDPARLFESSFHYFGSVVPFTWKLSGRDKLAEFLQDPDRYYDPHGYNAHYLRNLLFFDLGYDSDLDPGSPQVQEHILEVERRFHLVLLQEYFDESLVLLKDLLCWELEDVLYFKLNARRASAVPRLSGELYQRATAWNVLDARLYRHFNASFWRKVEAFGHKRMAREVAALRRANERMRRICIDGGHAVDATAIQDSAMQPWQPLGTKSILGYNLKKSIGRRHAQLCRRMLTPEIQYLMDLGVNLWVTKLWKLIRDFLEW; from the exons ATGCCGCTGCCACAGAAGAAGCGCTGGGAGTCCATGGCCAAGGGGCTTGTGCTGGGAGCACTCTTCACCAGCTTCCTGCTACTGCTGTACTCCTACGCCGTCCCCCCGCTGCACACTGGCCTGGCCTCCAC CAGGACCCCCGAGGGCTCagcaccctgctccccggccctgagtgagccagaggcacCGACCCCGGCCAACGGCTCGGCGGGAGGCTGCCAGCCGAGGCGCGACATCGTGTTCATGAAGACGCACAAGACAGCCAGCAGCACGCTGCTCAACATCCTGTTCCGCTTCGGCCAGAAGCACGGGCTCAAGTTCGCCTTCCCCAATGGCCGAAACGACTTCGACTACCCGGCCTTTTTCGCGCGCAGCCTGGTGCAGGACTACCGGCCTGGGGCCTGCTTCAACATCATCTGCAACCACATGCGCTTCCACTACGACGAGGTCCGGGGCCTGGTGCCACCCAACGCCACCTTCATCACTGTGCTCCGCGACCCCGCCCGCCTCTTCGAGTCCTCCTTCCACTACTTTGGCTCCGTGGTGCCCTTCACGTGGAAACTCTCGGGCCGCGACAAGCTGGCCGAGTTCCTGCAGGACCCAGACCGCTACTACGACCCCCACGGCTACAACGCCCACTACCTCCGCAACCTGCTCTTCTTCGACCTGGGCTACGACAGCGACCTGGACCCCGGCAGCCCGCAGGTGCAGGAGCACATCCTGGAGGTGGAGCGCCGCTTCCACCTCGTGCTCCTGCAGGAGTATTTCGACGAGTCGCTGGTGCTGCTCAAGGACCTGCTGTGCTGGGAGCTGGAGGACGTGCTCTACTTCAAGCTCAATGCCCGCCGCGCCTCGGCAGTGCCGCGCCTCTCCGGCGAGCTGTACCAGCGCGCCACAGCCTGGAACGTGCTGGACGCCCGCCTCTACCGCCACTTCAATGCCAGCTTCTGGCGCAAGGTGGAGGCCTTTGGGCACAAGCGCATGGCCCGCGAGGTGGCCGCCCTGAGGCGCGCCAACGAACGCATGCGCCGCATCTGCATAGACGGTGGCCACGCGGTGGACGCCACCGCCATCCAGGACTCGGCCATGCAGCCCTGGCAGCCGCTGGGCACCAAATCCATCCTGGGCTACAACCTCAAGAAGAGCATTGGGCGGCGGCACGCGCAGCTCTGTCGGCGCATGCTCACGCCCGAGATCCAGTACCTGATGGACCTGGGCGTCAACCTGTGGGTCACCAAGCTCTGGAAGCTCATCCGGGACTTCCTGGAGTGGTGA
- the GAL3ST1 gene encoding galactosylceramide sulfotransferase isoform X2 — protein sequence MPLPQKKRWESMAKGLVLGALFTSFLLLLYSYAVPPLHTGLASTTPEGSAPCSPALSEPEAPTPANGSAGGCQPRRDIVFMKTHKTASSTLLNILFRFGQKHGLKFAFPNGRNDFDYPAFFARSLVQDYRPGACFNIICNHMRFHYDEVRGLVPPNATFITVLRDPARLFESSFHYFGSVVPFTWKLSGRDKLAEFLQDPDRYYDPHGYNAHYLRNLLFFDLGYDSDLDPGSPQVQEHILEVERRFHLVLLQEYFDESLVLLKDLLCWELEDVLYFKLNARRASAVPRLSGELYQRATAWNVLDARLYRHFNASFWRKVEAFGHKRMAREVAALRRANERMRRICIDGGHAVDATAIQDSAMQPWQPLGTKSILGYNLKKSIGRRHAQLCRRMLTPEIQYLMDLGVNLWVTKLWKLIRDFLEW from the exons ATGCCGCTGCCACAGAAGAAGCGCTGGGAGTCCATGGCCAAGGGGCTTGTGCTGGGAGCACTCTTCACCAGCTTCCTGCTACTGCTGTACTCCTACGCCGTCCCCCCGCTGCACACTGGCCTGGCCTCCAC GACCCCCGAGGGCTCagcaccctgctccccggccctgagtgagccagaggcacCGACCCCGGCCAACGGCTCGGCGGGAGGCTGCCAGCCGAGGCGCGACATCGTGTTCATGAAGACGCACAAGACAGCCAGCAGCACGCTGCTCAACATCCTGTTCCGCTTCGGCCAGAAGCACGGGCTCAAGTTCGCCTTCCCCAATGGCCGAAACGACTTCGACTACCCGGCCTTTTTCGCGCGCAGCCTGGTGCAGGACTACCGGCCTGGGGCCTGCTTCAACATCATCTGCAACCACATGCGCTTCCACTACGACGAGGTCCGGGGCCTGGTGCCACCCAACGCCACCTTCATCACTGTGCTCCGCGACCCCGCCCGCCTCTTCGAGTCCTCCTTCCACTACTTTGGCTCCGTGGTGCCCTTCACGTGGAAACTCTCGGGCCGCGACAAGCTGGCCGAGTTCCTGCAGGACCCAGACCGCTACTACGACCCCCACGGCTACAACGCCCACTACCTCCGCAACCTGCTCTTCTTCGACCTGGGCTACGACAGCGACCTGGACCCCGGCAGCCCGCAGGTGCAGGAGCACATCCTGGAGGTGGAGCGCCGCTTCCACCTCGTGCTCCTGCAGGAGTATTTCGACGAGTCGCTGGTGCTGCTCAAGGACCTGCTGTGCTGGGAGCTGGAGGACGTGCTCTACTTCAAGCTCAATGCCCGCCGCGCCTCGGCAGTGCCGCGCCTCTCCGGCGAGCTGTACCAGCGCGCCACAGCCTGGAACGTGCTGGACGCCCGCCTCTACCGCCACTTCAATGCCAGCTTCTGGCGCAAGGTGGAGGCCTTTGGGCACAAGCGCATGGCCCGCGAGGTGGCCGCCCTGAGGCGCGCCAACGAACGCATGCGCCGCATCTGCATAGACGGTGGCCACGCGGTGGACGCCACCGCCATCCAGGACTCGGCCATGCAGCCCTGGCAGCCGCTGGGCACCAAATCCATCCTGGGCTACAACCTCAAGAAGAGCATTGGGCGGCGGCACGCGCAGCTCTGTCGGCGCATGCTCACGCCCGAGATCCAGTACCTGATGGACCTGGGCGTCAACCTGTGGGTCACCAAGCTCTGGAAGCTCATCCGGGACTTCCTGGAGTGGTGA